A segment of the Rhodopirellula bahusiensis genome:
AACTTCGGCAGGGAAATATTGCCTTGCTTCGACAGCGGTCAGCAGCAGTCGCTTATGCTCGCAATGCATGTTGTCGATTATGTTGCGCGATCTAGTGGGCTGCCCGAAGAGGTTCGCAAAGTATGCGAATCGCATTTCGTGAAACGACTTTCAAGGTCTGCACACGAACCGAGGGGAACTGCCTAGTTTTCAGATCAGAGGCGGCTTCCCCCAGGGTCAGGTCTTGTGTTCGGTGTTCAGCCTAGCGATTCGATTGACGGAAAGAAGGATGGTCTGATTAGGTTCTCCGGCGGCCAACACCGGTTTACCAAAATCGAGGGATGTCAAACGAAATCCCCGTTCGGAACGTTTGCGTTTTAGCGGTCTGGCATGGTTTGTTCTTGACTATCGAGTTCACTCTGGATGAGCTTGCGAATCAAGTCCGCGATTTGGATGTCTCGGTTCACGCAGCTCATCTTTAGCCGTCTGTGAAGGGACGGGTCGATGTCAATGGTCAGGCGTTTCGGTTTGACGGCTGGTTTTTCTGCTACGGCCGATCCTCGAGTCTCCACCCATTTGTCGATTTCCGGTTTCGCTCTGGGGCGGGCTGTCATGGTGATCTTCTTGCTCATGGGAGCCTCCTTAGTTCATTGACAAATTTCTTAGTTTCTTTCGCGGCTTTCGATCGTTTTTGCTCCAGCACCGTTGTCCCGCTCGCGGCACTCTCGGCAAAGGCCACCCGTTGCCCGATGTCGCTTTTGAGAATTGGCACTTCAAGTTCCTTCAACGCCTCTCGTACATCTCTTCCAATTGCCGTATTGGCGATCTTTCGATTCAGTACAAGGCAGCATTTGATCTCAGGATTGAACATCTGTGCTTCGCGAACCAGGTCAACCGTTTCGGCCGCAGCCCAAACGTCCATCGGCGATGGCTGGAGTGGGATGATTACCACGTTAGAAGCGAGAATGATCGATCGAGCCAGTTCCGTCACTCGAGGTGGACCGTCGATGACAACATCGTCGTAGTCTCGGGCCAGACTCTCGATCTCTTTGTGGATGGTCGCTTTGGCCATCCCGACGACCGTGAAGTTCGACGTCTCGCGATGGTTCGACCATCCAAGCGAACTGCCCTGCGGATCCGCATCGATCAGCAGCACTCGTCGTCCTCGGTTGGAGAGCTCGGCGGCGGTGTGAATGGAGAGTGTTGTCTTTCCGACACCACCTTTTTGGTTCAGGAATGCATAAATCATGTTCGTCGTATTTCTGTGCATGAGACTGCACGTTGTTACGACTTCACGTTACAGGACTTCTTCTCGATGCGCAACGACTTTTTGTATCGCTAGCTCGGCGTGAACAATTGCTTGCGCTCGCACGCTCGCCGTGGCAGTCTGCCACGCGATGTTGCCAGATTTTCAACTTGTCCACGCGATCAAAAGCGGATGCACTGCAGAGTTCAATGAAGCCATGCGAAGAGGCGCGACCATGCATGCTCGCGACCTCGATGGTCAATGTTTGTTGGAGGTTGCTCTGCGGCATGGGCATCCCGATCTCGCTCGGCGACTTTTGGGTTTGGGAGCCCATCCGAACGAGGCAATCGGAAAGAAGGGAGATCATCTGATCCATCTTGCCGCCCGCACCGGTGACATTGGTTTCCTAGCTGTCTTGCTCGAAGCGGAGGTAAACCCTGATGCTCGAGGAAACCTTCGACGCACGGCCCTTCACTACGTCACCAAGGGCGGGCTCGAGTTCATGGCAAGCATGCTGCTGGAGAATGCTGCCAATCCCGATGTGACCGATGCCCGCGGCAACGCCCCGCTGCACTTGGCATCAGCAGCGAACCGGCTCACCATGATCAGGCTGTTGCTGAAGCACAACGCTGATGCATCGATCACCAACAATCAGCTTTACACACCGATCCACAAGGCCGCAGCGGCCGGCAATACAGAAGCAGCAACATTGCTACTCGATCACGAGCAGGCAATCAAACCAAAGCATGAATCCGCCGAACTTGCCAGACGTGTTCTGCGGGTAGCCGAGCTTCACGGCCAAATAGAGACTCGGTCAGCCCTCGCGGAGCGGCTAAATTGCCACGCGTCCGAGCCGAGATAGACTTCGCAGTGTGCGGCATTGGCGATCCATTAAGGCAACGGCGGAGATGTCCAGGAAATCAATTCCAGATCCACTCTTCTGATTACGGTTGCGATGATAGGGCCAAGTACGAAAGTCCGGTCTGTTTGATCGCCGCGCTGTTGAGCGGGCCATAGGCATGATTGGAAGGGTGAAGAGAATGCTTCGTTCATCTGCGGCAATTTTGGAGCAATCGAACTCCGCAAGCCCTTTTCGTCAGATGAACGGTTTGAGTGCGAATTGCAGTTAGTAGGGGATCAGCGTGAATCGTTTGTCGGTAGGTTCGAGGGAAAGAGCTTGACCGCTCGGAAGGGATAGGGTTCTGCTATCGTTAGCGAATTCACATCCAGTTGTCTGCTTGATCATTAGCTTAATGAAATTGACACCGATTGCTGTTCTTGGGCCCTACCGTGGGGGCACCTCGGCCGTTACCGATGCATTCCGAAAGTTGGGATGCTATGCCGGGGAAAGCTTTTTCGAGGCACGCACAGGCTACACCACGCATGAGAGCGAGTATCTCCGACGCTGTTGTCTTCAGTGTTTTGATGAAAACGAAGGCAAATGGCAGTACCTAGGCACATTTGAACAGAGAGTACAGGTTTTGCGACGGTGGATCATTTGGGCTGCGCGTCGTGCGAGAGCAGGCGGGTACTCGGCAATCGTTGCGAAGCACCCCAGCATGTGCATGCTCGTTCATGAGATTTCTGCCGCCTGGAACTTGCCCATGCTGAAACCACTTCTCTTTGTCCGTGTCATTCGTCGCGAAAAGGACGTGATTCGATCCTGGGAAAATGCTTTGGCAGGCGATGGGACGCGTTGGTGGCCGAGGAACGATCGGGATCAGGTCGTTCGGAATGTTATCGCCACCCGCGACCAAGCATTGAAGAGCTACTTCTCCGTTGACGTTGAGTTCGACGAGTTGCGATTGCAGCCGGAAAAATGCTCTACAGATCTGATGTTCCAGTGCGGGCTGTCTCAAGCGGTTCAAGAAGAAAAGAAGGACGTCACGGGGGTGTTGCAAGCCGAACGATCTCGTCTGAAACGTGACGTAGATTCATTCCGTATTGTGCGCAAAAAAGTCGTTCCACCGGACCCCGCAACTCCACTCGTAGCAATGGTTGTATTCAATGAAATGTTGCGACTCCCGGATACCCTTCGGCACTACCGCAGCCTGGGCGTCGAGCGATTCGCTATCATCGACAACTCCTCGACAGATGGGACGTTGGACTACTTGAAATACCAGCCCGATGTCGATATTTATTCGACAGACAATCGTTACCGGCAATCTGTTGGCGGGTCTGGGTGGATTTCTGCTCTGATTCATCGCCACTATGGTGTCAATCGTTGGGTGTTGTGGTCTGATGCGGACGAGCAGTTTGTTTTCGATGGCTTTGAGTCCAGGTCCCTACCTGAGCTGTGCCAGCTTTTGGTAAGTCGAAATAGACAGTGCGTTCCTGCCCTGATGGTGGAGATGTACTCGAAGGATCCGGTTCATGAAATGGAATTAGCAGACGAACAACGGTTGTTGGATTGTTGCAATTGGTTTGATGGGATCGGGTATCAGCGATCCCAGGTGCACATCAGCGGAGAAGAAACAGGCGTGAAATGGTCTGGCGGCCCAGGAGAGAGGGTCTTCGGGGTGAATAAAGGATGGCAGGCAAAGGTTCCTTTGATTTTTTGGAATGCTGAGACGTGGTATTGGAACCCGCATGTTGCCTACCCCTTCTTTTTAAACACATCGCTTCCGACAGGTGCCCTACTGCACTTTAAGTATCTCGCTGATTTTTCTGGCTTGGTTGATCGTGAAGTCAAGCGAAATGAACATGCGTACGAGGCGCTGAAGTATCGACAGTACCATGCATACCTGTCCCAAACGGGGGAAGCTTCGCTTTGGTGCGGAATGAGCGTTGAATACGAGTCATCCCGTTCGCTCATTGACTCAGGTTTGATGACATCGGTTCGATGGGAAGGTCGGGCGTAGGTCAGAGGCGAACGGGTAAGGGTTTTTGCAGTACGAATTAGCGGGCTAATCAATGTGGAGGGTAGAGGTTTGACGAAGGTGTTGATTACGTGGGAGCTTGGAGGAGGGCTCGGGCACCTCACGCCGATTCGTACGCTGGCCGGGAAACTGCTGGATCGCGGCCATGAAGTTTGCTTGGCAGTTCGTGATCTGGTATCGGCAGGAAGCCTCTTTGAAGGGCTTCCTGTCTCGTATTACCAATCGCCGCATCGAATTGAGCCGTTCAGGCCAGAAATTGATCCTCCGGTGACCTACGAACATATGCTACATAACATAGGTTTCGGTACGGAACCTGGATTGAACGCATTGAGTTCGGCGTGGGTTCAAATTTTTGAGCACTGTAAGCCGGATGCGGTTTTATTTGAGCACAGTCCCGTCGCGATGTTTGCTGCACGCGCATACGGCTTTCGAAAAGCGGTCACAGGGACCGGGTTTACGGTTCCGCCAACGCCTTTGCCGCTGATACGTCCTTGGATGCGATCAGACGAGTCAGGCTTGCAGGCAGGACGGCGAAGAACTCTTAGTATGGTGAACGCTGTTGCGGGTCGGTTTGGGAATCCACCGTTGGGAGATCTTTCAGAGATATACGGTGATGCCGACGTTTTTCTGCGGACCTATCCCGAACTCGACCACTTTGGTCGACGTCAGGCGGCCTGCTACGTCGGGATTGACGTCGACGACAACGGCAAGAAACCGCAATGGCCCTACGGCGACGGGCCAAAGATTTTTGCTTACCTGAAGCCGTTTCAAGGGTTCCAGGATGCAATTTTGCAAATCCACCGCCTTAAGCTTCCCACCATTGTATTTTGTCCTGGATTGCGGAAGGAAGATGTAGTCAATCTCGAGACGGCGTATCCTTCAATGCTATTTTCGACGGAGCTACTTTGCATGAATCATGTTGCAGTTCATTGTGACGTGGCGGTCTGTCATGGAGGCCATGGGATGGTCGCCAGGATGCTCATTGCGGGAGTTCCGGTGGTTGCAATCCCGCTGCAGCTAGAGCAGACGCTACTAAGTCAGCGGCTCGCTGAAAGCGGGGCCGGAATTCAGCTCGCAATCAAGGATGTTTCGCAGCTTGGTGAAGCAATCAATCACATTCTCGCGAATGAAAAATACTATCAAAACGCAGGGCGGATGTCCGAAGCATACTTTGACGAAGCCAAGCAGGGTTCATGGCAGCGCATCGCTGAGTGGATCGATGAATCGTAGGCAAGCCGGTGCAGAGACTACATCAAGTGGATAGCGGCTGATTCCGCTTTCATCACATTCCTAAGAACTTCTGCCGATCGTCACTCGGAGAATATCGAGTGTTCTCATTCTTTTTGTTGACCTATGTCAGAAGCCCATTGAAACATCAACATTCAACGCGCTGTTAGGCGACTGGGAGTCGGTTGGTTGTCGAAAATGGATGGTAGCCGTTTTGTCTAAGTAGCCGCACTAGTTCTTTTCCACCTTCTTGTTGTGCAAATTCAAATTCGGTCGCAAGAATCTCCAATGGGACCATTATTCCAAATTGATTGGGCGTAGACTCGGGGCTAATAGCGTCGAATACGAAATAGCTGCCTCTGAGCTCGTTTGTCTCAGCTGAAAATTCGCATGTGTCGAATCGCTCGACTGGGACTTGGAGGCAATGAAGAGCCAGTGTGTTCAGGATTGTTGTGAATCTGATGTAGTCACTCCCAGCTGATGCAGTTTTATCTTGGGCTGCATTTGGTTCGAAAGGGACCCGAGTGAACATGGCCAGCTCATAGCCAGCGAATGATGAATTGCAGGGACCTCTGCCTGGAGCGTCACACAGCTCCATGGTGACTACAGCTGTGCCCTGCTGCTGGGGGAAGTCAAAATGATACAGGTCGAGTGCACCGCCTGCTGGAAATGGGATTATTGAATGCAGTACGTGTTCATGCTGCTTACCAATCCATTGTTCGATTTGTCTAGCTTTGTAGTCGTGCCATTCTTGGATGTTGAAGTTTGAGTCGGCGTCGTTGGGGTTGGTCATTCGTTCCGGACGGTGCAGATGGGGTTGTTTGGGTCGAATCGGCAACCAGAGAAACCGAAATCCAGGATGGATCTTTGAACATCATCACGGACAAATAGTTGCACTGGACTACCGACTAGACGAAATGCTGGTAGGTCTTTGACATGGTCATAAATTACATGGAATGGGTAGTTTACTCTTAGCGTTCCGTTCGCTCGCGGCGTCCAGTCATCGTTGTCGACACTGGTCCGTTCTCGGTCCAAGCCGTCCACTAGATGTAAGCATTGACCAACCGCAAAGTCTCTGTTGATGTAGGACTTGTCCTTCGGGGAAAATTCGAACGGCAAGAATTGAAAAGTCTCTGGGTAGTGCTTGTTGAAATGTCGTTGAAGTCGACTTGAGAATAGTGGCCACGCATGATCTGCGAACATGAAGTCCAGCGAAGCATCTGGGCCGTCCGAGGCCACCGCAGTCAAGGTTGGATCCCAATTAGTGATCCGTTTACCTTCATCCATCCAATGGCCGCAAAGATTGTCGCGGTTAAAATGGACAACCCAGGGAGAATCATTGTAGTGATCAGGGAAAGCGGGGATCCACTGTGCAAACGAATGTTCCATTATAGTCCAATTCCTTTCAACGCATTAATCGGATCAGCGCTAAGCTTAGCAAATATATTATCGAGTTCATCGAGGACTGCTTTGTTGTAAGCAGGAGTGTGTGAAGTTAGTCCTCGCACCGCGCTTTGCAATCGCTCAAAAACTCTTTGGTGATAAAGTTCAGGGTGAGGTCCAGTATGGTTGGGGACGTACCTTAAGTTGTATTTTCCATGAAGTTTTACGTCCGCATTTGCGAGGATTTGTCGCCCTTCTTCACTCCAGTTTCTAGTCCAGCCTCGCTTCGCATTCGAGTAGTGCGATACCAAATGATGATACTGGTTGTGCACCAGAATTCCAGCGTTACCGACCTGGTAGACGTGCTCGCAATCGACTTCGATATTGTAAACATCGGTAGGCTGGTGATGGAAAACGCTAGAAACAAGTTGCAAGGGGCCATCGTTGCTATGGACTTGTTCGTCGATTTCTAGCTCACCAAGCGGCACCCATTCCAACCGGTCCAGGGACCAGACAGGGTGGATGCTTGTGCCATTGAGAATGGTTCCGTCGCTGAAGGTGGCTTCGACGAGGTTGGTTGCCCCGCGTGTTGTGATGAAGCGTCCGGTGACAAGATTGCCGTGCCCGTCAGTCCTGGGCTATCGCACTGATCGCCATAAATGCTTTACATTCACTGATAGTGCAAAGGCACATTTTTCATGTTTCACGTATTTGTCTACGATTAGGTTTCGCTTCGCATTACTACAGAATCAAAGTAGATGCCTCGTGCCTTCGCCTTCAGCAAAGCAGCCTTGAATTTCTTCGAGCAAGCGTAGAAAAAGACTCTCCCACGAACATTCTCAAAAAATGTGGTAGGCATAGCTATGTTTGCAGTTAAGTCTTTAGAAACAACCGGGAAGCCACAGGTTTCTCGGTAGCGGCCGCAAGCCTTGCACTGCCGATGGAACTCCATCTCTGACGTAGCTGCGTCTACAGCAAATGAGTTTGCTGGTATGCAGATCGAATAGTCGCCCAATGCACTATGATCAATGAAATTGCATTCGTCTAAAAATTCACTGATGATCATATGCTTGATTCGGCTAGACACCAAAATTACTCCATCACCTGACAAGCACCAGTCGGCGGTGGCATTGACACTAATTGATAGGTCGTCAATAGAAATCAGAGCTGAAAGTTCGTCAAACTTGCCGCACCTCGGGCAAGACATGCTTTGGCAAAAGCTGTTTTTAACTAATTTACCTTCTTTGATTTCATAGAACAGCCAGGATTGGTCCTTTACGTCCTTTGGGCAGATCCAAAAAAAATCGGTTTTCATCAGGCAACCCATCCATTTTGGATAGCGATTCTCAGTTCAGATAAGAAATCTCCCATGTATTTCCCGCCGTCATAGACTCGGTAGAACTTTGCAAGTTCTTTTAGCCTTTCGGTTCGAGTAAAGTTTCGTTGAACGACCGCTCCAGAATTATAAGCCCTAGGCATCATGTCTACTACCTTCCCTCCAATAGTTTTGGTTACGCTGCGCAAGTGCGTGTTCAAAGCTGCGTGCAACGCTGTGTGTTCCGCTTCGGTCAACGGTGTGAGCGATGAATGACGATAAGGTGTGCTGCTTCCGAGCGACTTGGGTACCATGTGGTGGTCGCCAGCGCAAGTATTGTGCACCAGAATACCAGCGTCACCGACCCGGTAGACATGCTCGCAGTCGACTTCGACATTGTAAACATCGGTAGGCTGGTGATGGAAGGCTCGAGAAACAAGTTGCAAGGGGCCATCATTGCTATGGACTTGTTCGTCGATCTCGAGTTCACCGAGCGGCACCCATTCCAGTCGGTCCAGTGACCAGACAGGGTGGATGCTCGTGCCATTGAGAATGGTTCCGTCGCTGAAGGTGGCTTCGACGAGGTTGGTTGCCCCGCGTGTGACGAAGCGTCCAGTGACGAGGTTGCCGTGCCCGTCAGAGAGGGGCGGGCAAGATTCAATGGAACGGATGGTTGCCCAGCCGGCAACATTCAGTTCTTCAAGCTGCAGGTAAAGGTGTGCACCCGCCTGGAAGCCCTGCTCCTCGATCCACGTTAGCGGGCGAAGAAGCTCAACCTCGATCCTTGCTCCATCTTCACGCTCGATCTCGGCAGAAAGCAGCCGCCATGTTGATTCGTGTGCGTCGGGAATCGGATTCTCGGCACCGAAGGCTTCTGGGTTCTTCGAGTCGATTCGGGAGCCGAGTGGAACTTCTGCAATCGGGAGAGCGATTGCAGGCTCAGCCTGAGGGGCCTCCCATGCAATTCCAAGGTCGTAACTGAACGACTCGCTTGCGTTGGAGGCATAGGCTCGCTCGAGAAACTGTTTGGGGATCAGGAGAAGATATTGCGAGCCGGAAAGCTTCAGTATCTACATTCCAGTGCTGGCTCTATTGCATTTTTCAAAGGCCATTCCCGTGAGGCGAGCTGATAGGCATGCTTTCATTAGAACCTCACTGACGATAATTGGCACCGGGAATTCAGTTAATCTAAAGCAGTGAGAGTCTCCCGCCTTCGTTTCGTCGATTGCAAGCTTTACGTACCCGCGAATCTTGCCTGCGAATGCGGTGTCCTCTCCGCCGATGTCGAGCAGCGATCTGCCGTAATCGATTGCCTGCAAGGCTGACAGTATATTCATCCCGTATAACGATTCGTTGCCGAGTGTCAGTGGCACAAATTGAACGTCGTTCTCAACGAGCGGAGCAATAGCAGCTTTGAATGCTTTGGATACGACCGGGATATTGAAGGATGATATTGTAAAATCACGCTTTGCCCCTTCCTCGAAGACGGAAAATCGAAATGGGACGTCATTAATAGTCTCTCGTTTTGAGAATGACCAGACGTCGTGCCAGTTCCCATTTTCGTCTTCGTGATCAACGCCTATGAACCTAGCATTACAGTCGTCAACTTCAATGTCCAAACGGAAGTAGTTCATCGTTCAGCAGTCCGCAAATCTCTACTCGCTTTCGATCTCAATGGGAGCCAGTTGCAAGGTTGATTGGTGTGCGTTGGAAACCGGAGTTCAGAGCCGAATGCGTTTGCACCTTTGTTCAGGGGCCCGACGCTGATGCTCGATGTGTTGCTCCGCTTCACGACGCTAGCTCATTGGCCTCGATGCGGCTGCTAGAAAAGCCTTAAGATCGATTCTGTTACTAGAGCAGGCTTGATGTTTCGAGAATAACCCCTTCGCGAGTTCCGACCAACACGTCGGCCGCAATCAAATTGCGAGTGTACTCTGCAAGCACGGTGTCGATATTGGCTAGTCGTCTCCACTCTACTGCAAATCGTTCAGCACATCGCTTGCCTATTATTGAAATTAGTAACATGTACTCTCCGGGCCGGCACGTTGTTCTATAGACTTTGGACTGTTCTGCAATATGGCCGACGAAATCGTCGAGTTGAACCAAGTCAACTATGTCAGTCGCGATCGCGATGGTTGGGGCGATTGTCGATCCTTCATTTGGCATGATTGTCGAAATTGAAAGTAGCTTATTGGTCACTTGTTGGTGCTGCCTGTTGTCACTTTAGGTCAATAGATAGATCGTGGGTTCGCTAAAAGTCTTGCCAGTCGTAGGTGTCAAAGATTTGGTTCTGAGGTTGCAAGCTTTTGATGAGTTGTTCACCTGACTGCTCATCTAATGGGTGTATGTTGTAGTTTTCGGGGGCCTGTTCAACTGTGTTTTTTAGGTCCAATAGATGCTGCATTGATGTCGGTGAGAACATTGGCCGCAAAAGATCGCACATTCGCAGTATATGCTCGCGTGTTTCTCCTTTGGGAACTCCAGGGTGAGTTTCGTTTGTTCCATAGATCGCGTCTCGAATAAGCTGAAGCACAAAAAATGACTCGATGTCTGAGGCTTGCTCCTCGGCAATCGTGTCGTCGTGGTAGAACAGTGTCACGGGCGCTTCTGGCAGCTTGGCCACAAGATAGCCCCAGATATCACCGGCTCCATTCACGGCGAAGGGGAGTACCTCGACAATTCGGTCTGGGCTAATGTAATTTTCCAACGGTGTCTCGACTGGAAACTTTACGTCATAAATTGCCAGGTTATTCTCTTTGTCACTGAGGCTTTTGAAGAGCCCCTTTGTCAAAAGACGCTCGTGTTTAGGAGGGAACTTCATTCGTTTACCATCCTTGTTGAAGTATAAACGTACGGATGCGATAGCCCACGATTGGCGTACACCTGAGCTTCAGGAAGTCCGGGTCGTTAAGTTTCTTCAATGACGCACTTCCGGCGGCTCCCGAGTTGCGTTCGTTCATGGCTACGTTGCCAGCGATCTGCCAACCGGTCATGTCGCTGCTGTTGGCTGCTAGGTCGTTGGCCTATTGGATGACGTGGCCCACTGACGCCATCATGTCATCGAACGTGT
Coding sequences within it:
- a CDS encoding plasmid partition protein ParG; translated protein: MSKKITMTARPRAKPEIDKWVETRGSAVAEKPAVKPKRLTIDIDPSLHRRLKMSCVNRDIQIADLIRKLIQSELDSQEQTMPDR
- the parA gene encoding ParA family partition ATPase, encoding MIYAFLNQKGGVGKTTLSIHTAAELSNRGRRVLLIDADPQGSSLGWSNHRETSNFTVVGMAKATIHKEIESLARDYDDVVIDGPPRVTELARSIILASNVVIIPLQPSPMDVWAAAETVDLVREAQMFNPEIKCCLVLNRKIANTAIGRDVREALKELEVPILKSDIGQRVAFAESAASGTTVLEQKRSKAAKETKKFVNELRRLP
- a CDS encoding ankyrin repeat domain-containing protein, whose product is MRRGATMHARDLDGQCLLEVALRHGHPDLARRLLGLGAHPNEAIGKKGDHLIHLAARTGDIGFLAVLLEAEVNPDARGNLRRTALHYVTKGGLEFMASMLLENAANPDVTDARGNAPLHLASAANRLTMIRLLLKHNADASITNNQLYTPIHKAAAAGNTEAATLLLDHEQAIKPKHESAELARRVLRVAELHGQIETRSALAERLNCHASEPR
- a CDS encoding glycosyltransferase family 2 protein, whose translation is MQPEKCSTDLMFQCGLSQAVQEEKKDVTGVLQAERSRLKRDVDSFRIVRKKVVPPDPATPLVAMVVFNEMLRLPDTLRHYRSLGVERFAIIDNSSTDGTLDYLKYQPDVDIYSTDNRYRQSVGGSGWISALIHRHYGVNRWVLWSDADEQFVFDGFESRSLPELCQLLVSRNRQCVPALMVEMYSKDPVHEMELADEQRLLDCCNWFDGIGYQRSQVHISGEETGVKWSGGPGERVFGVNKGWQAKVPLIFWNAETWYWNPHVAYPFFLNTSLPTGALLHFKYLADFSGLVDREVKRNEHAYEALKYRQYHAYLSQTGEASLWCGMSVEYESSRSLIDSGLMTSVRWEGRA
- a CDS encoding glycosyltransferase translates to MLITWELGGGLGHLTPIRTLAGKLLDRGHEVCLAVRDLVSAGSLFEGLPVSYYQSPHRIEPFRPEIDPPVTYEHMLHNIGFGTEPGLNALSSAWVQIFEHCKPDAVLFEHSPVAMFAARAYGFRKAVTGTGFTVPPTPLPLIRPWMRSDESGLQAGRRRTLSMVNAVAGRFGNPPLGDLSEIYGDADVFLRTYPELDHFGRRQAACYVGIDVDDNGKKPQWPYGDGPKIFAYLKPFQGFQDAILQIHRLKLPTIVFCPGLRKEDVVNLETAYPSMLFSTELLCMNHVAVHCDVAVCHGGHGMVARMLIAGVPVVAIPLQLEQTLLSQRLAESGAGIQLAIKDVSQLGEAINHILANEKYYQNAGRMSEAYFDEAKQGSWQRIAEWIDES
- a CDS encoding imm11 family protein, whose protein sequence is MEHSFAQWIPAFPDHYNDSPWVVHFNRDNLCGHWMDEGKRITNWDPTLTAVASDGPDASLDFMFADHAWPLFSSRLQRHFNKHYPETFQFLPFEFSPKDKSYINRDFAVGQCLHLVDGLDRERTSVDNDDWTPRANGTLRVNYPFHVIYDHVKDLPAFRLVGSPVQLFVRDDVQRSILDFGFSGCRFDPNNPICTVRNE
- a CDS encoding AHH domain-containing protein, which translates into the protein MTTRGATNLVEATFSDGTILNGTSIHPVWSLDRLEWVPLGELEIDEQVHSNDGPLQLVSSVFHHQPTDVYNIEVDCEHVYQVGNAGILVHNQYHHLVSHYSNAKRGWTRNWSEEGRQILANADVKLHGKYNLRYVPNHTGPHPELYHQRVFERLQSAVRGLTSHTPAYNKAVLDELDNIFAKLSADPINALKGIGL
- a CDS encoding polymorphic toxin-type HINT domain-containing protein — protein: MLKLSGSQYLLLIPKQFLERAYASNASESFSYDLGIAWEAPQAEPAIALPIAEVPLGSRIDSKNPEAFGAENPIPDAHESTWRLLSAEIEREDGARIEVELLRPLTWIEEQGFQAGAHLYLQLEELNVAGWATIRSIESCPPLSDGHGNLVTGRFVTRGATNLVEATFSDGTILNGTSIHPVWSLDRLEWVPLGELEIDEQVHSNDGPLQLVSRAFHHQPTDVYNVEVDCEHVYRVGDAGILVHNTCAGDHHMVPKSLGSSTPYRHSSLTPLTEAEHTALHAALNTHLRSVTKTIGGKVVDMMPRAYNSGAVVQRNFTRTERLKELAKFYRVYDGGKYMGDFLSELRIAIQNGWVA
- a CDS encoding imm11 family protein codes for the protein MNYFRLDIEVDDCNARFIGVDHEDENGNWHDVWSFSKRETINDVPFRFSVFEEGAKRDFTISSFNIPVVSKAFKAAIAPLVENDVQFVPLTLGNESLYGMNILSALQAIDYGRSLLDIGGEDTAFAGKIRGYVKLAIDETKAGDSHCFRLTEFPVPIIVSEVLMKACLSARLTGMAFEKCNRASTGM